ACCAGGGGGTAGGCGAAACTTCGAAATACAAAATCCAGACCGATAAATGTAAATCCCAGTCCAGCTAAAGTAGAGAGCATGGCGGCTCGAGGGGTAAACCTCCTTATATGATATACCACAAAAGATCCAAAAAACTCCACACAGCCGGAACCAAAGCAGGCCAGCAAACCGGCTCGCCAGGCCATGAGGTCGGCATCCGCTTTGCTCAAGCCCGAGTTCAACGCGAATTGCTGAGTTGGATACATGACCAGAAACACAAAAGCCACCACCGTCAGAATACTTGTACCGTAAGGGATGGCGCAAACGTCCTCACGGTTTTCCTTCCTGGCAAGTTTGAGTGCCGCTCGTGCGTAGTAGATGTTTCCGATGGCGAGACCCACTGCAGTGGCCGGGAGAATCTTTGTAAAAAAAAGTTCGCTCGAAAATCCCAGGAACGATTGGCAAAGGCTGCTCATCAGGATGAGCATCAGTATATTGTCTAGTCCGAGGGCAAAGAAGCCATCGATATCGCCTTTAACAAAGAGTTTCACTTTGGCCTACTAAGCAAATTTTCTCCTCAAGCTCAATGGATAGTTGCATTAAGTTCGATTGGTGTGAAGTTTGCTCTCAATAAATGATGCGTTATATTTCTAAAGGCGATTGGGATGGCTTCTTTGGGCTTGGGTTAAATAATTTTATTAACCTACTGCTGATCATTAGTTTGTGTCAGGCGGTCTTGGGGTTTTCTGAGGAACTGATTGTCTATCGTGTGCTTCCCGGAATGGCGTTTGGCGTCCTGTTTGGAAATTTCTTTTATTCCTGGCAGGCCCGTTCACTTACACGAAAAACGGGAAAACATTTCTGCGCAATTCCCTATGGGATCAATTTGTTGCCCATTTTCTTTTACACATTTTATGTGATGGTTCCGGCACAGCAGATTGCGCTTTCCCGGGGGTTGGATAAATTGGAAGCCGACAATATTGCCTGGATGGCTGGTGTGTTGGCTTGTTTAGGATCGGGGTTAATTGAGTTGGGAGGTTCCTATTTTGCGCCGCTGATAAAGAAGGTTACGCCACGGGCGGCTTTACTGTCGGCCATTGCCGCCGTCGGCTTATTTTTCATCGCAGCAGATTATACATTTAGGGCTTACGCATTTCCGGTGGTTGGATTGCCCACCTTTTTTCTTACGCTGTATTTGTTATATGGATCGGTTAAAATGCGGTGGAACTTACCGGCTGGCTTGATCGTGCTTACTGTGGGGATCGCCATCTCCTGGATCACGCATTGGTTGGGATATCCTAGTCCTGTTGCAAATTTGACCGAGTCGACTCTCGCGTTGGGATGGTATTTCCCGTTACCATTTGGCTTGGAAGCGATTTTTGAGATAAGACAAATGATCGCATTTGCCGCGGTAATCATTCCAATGGGGCTTATCAATTTGCTGGGATCTCTTCAGTGTATGGAATCTGCAGCGGCCGCTGGTGACGAATTTCCCATTAAGTCATCCTTGGCCATAAACGGCATCGGAACCATGATTGCCGGAGTGTTTGGTTCTCCTTATCCGACGACTATTTACATAGGGCATCCTGGTTGGAAAATGTTAGGAGCTGGTTCGTCGTATTCACTAATGAACGGAGTGGCCATGGCGCTGCTTTGCATAACGGGCACGCTTGGGTTTTTATCTGAATACGTGCCCATTGAAGCAGGAATGGCTATCCTGATCTGGATTGGATTTACGATTAGCTCTCAAGCCTTTCAGGTGGTCCCTAAATCTCACGCCCCTGCAATTATTGCCGGGTTGATTCCAGGCATGGGGGCTTTTGTGGCTTTGATTGTAAAACGTGTCCTGAGTGCCATCGGTTATGGAAGTGCGGATCAACCATACAGTAACGAGCTCCTGGAAACATTGACCAGGGAGGGCAGTTTGTTTGCCAAGGGTATTTTCGCTTTAGAACAAGGTTGGTTGTATGCCTCCGTTGTTCTTGCGACCATCACAGTAGCCATCGTTGAGAAAAAATTTACCAGCGTCATTACCTGGTTGGCGGTTGGTGGGGGACTGGCGTTTTTGGGTATCATCCACCATTTTCAGGTTCTGGATACGGACATTACCACCAAGCTTGGACCAGCGTGGAATTGGATTGTGGGTTATTTATTAACCTTGGTGGTATTGGTTATTGTTCGCTTCTGTCTTGTCTTGGGGCATGAGGATAGGACAATCCCAAACGATTAGAACGAGCATTTAAGCTCAACGACTACTTTTAAAAATGCCTTTTGTACGACTATCTGGAACTGTCCAGGGAATTGAAGACCCGACCCGGGAAACACGGGCTCGCATGCTCTATCTGCTATTCGCCAATGGCTGGGATATTTATAATTCGAACGGAGACCAGCGGATCTCTCTTTCTAATATCGAGGAAAAAGTTACCGAGTCGAATGCGTTTGTGTTCATGCCTGGGGCCTCAATCGAGGACTTGTTTAAAGCCATTTCCATTTTTGTTGGCTATCAAACAATGGACGTGAATCTTTTTGGTAAGCCAGCGGTTATCCTTAATTCGGATGGGTCTTGGGACGACTTCTACCAGCTGCTCGACCAGTTGCATAATCAAGGCACCATTAGGCAACAATTTCGTGACTATTTATTGAATGCTGATTCGCCGGAAGGAGTTCTTGAAGCCCTGGAGAAAGTGCAACGCGATGGCCTTCCGGATATAGGCCGGAAAAAGATTACTACCTTGGATAAAGAATCTTTTGAAACCCCTCGCCCGGATGATTTATTAGGAAGCGCCTGTGTATTTTGTTCTGCCAGTATTGAGGATGAAGACTATTTGACTGCTGGCTATAAAATGGGGCGTCTGTTAGCCGAAAAAAAAGTGGGCTGTATTTCAGGTGCGGGTACCACCGGCATTATGGGGACCGTGGTAAAGGGCTCCGTTGAAGCCGGTGGATGGACCAGTGGGTCCAATGTGCCTCATATTATAGAAATGGAAGGGCTGCCGGAAGGGCTTTCCAGCTTTTGGCTTCGCCCGGATATTTACACACGGATGGAAGTCATGATCCAGGAATCCGACGCATTTGTCATTTTTCCTGGTGGGGCTGGAACGGTTCAGGAGATGCTCGCTTTGCTTATTTTTAAGCAGATGGATAGTTTACTCATGCGGGCAAAGCCGGTTATTATTTATAACAGACCTCTTAACAAAGATGGCCCGGGATTCTGGGACGGCTTGGTCGAATTGTTGGAGCCCTGGTCTCACCTTGATCTGTTTGAAGTGATAACCGATATTGAGGGAGTTGCCAATCGCATTGAGGAAGTATTAAAAGAAAAGAAATACCAGTCGATAGGTTAGCTCTGTTTGTGTAAGCGAGTGAAACTTGTAGGAATTAAGGAATACCTGATCTTTTTCAGCCATCTACGCAGTTAAGTTTCGTTGCGCTTATAAAATGCGGTCTGTCCGGACTGGGGGTGATTTTGAAAGATGTCAAAACCCTATTTGTACGCAAATATATGGTCGGGTGGTTGTTGTTAACTCCGCTGTCGACTTCGTCTTCGGTAGGCCCTAAACCGCCGATTCTAAGACGGCTCGCTCGGCGATCGAGCCCTACCCAAATTTATCATTCCACTCTTTTTGACACTTTTCAAAATCACACCCGTTTGAACTATCATTAAAAGCTCGAGATTGCGGGTCACTTCTGTCCCATTATTTATATGAAAGTTTCGTTTCAATTCCTGGTGTTTCTATTGGTTCTGACGAACCTTCATTCAAGAACGGTTGAAATCGGAAAGGGGGATTTAATCGTCGATCCATTCAGTGTCGCATTTGATAAGTCAGGTAATCTATACGGTGTGGAATACGTTAGATCCAACCGCGTATTTAAAGTAGATCCCTATGGCGTGGTAACACGCATTGCCGGAATTCAGGCTGTGACCGATCCGAAGATGGGCGACCTGGGAGCGAACGATGGTGCGGACCCACTGAATGCTCATTTCAATGGAATGCACGATCTGGCAATTGGTCCCGATGGAAGTATCTATTTGGCAGACGCATTCAGCTCTCGAGTACGCAAAATTGATGGAGCAACCGGAAAGCTATCGACCATTGCGGGTACGGGAACTCCGGGATTTTCGGGAGATGGTGGACCTGCTGAAAGCTCGCAGGTAGGCCAAGTTCATTGTTTGTCTTTCAATGAGGACTATTCCCGTCTCTACCTGACTGATTTGCCCAATCGAAGAATCCGCATGATTGATATGGAATCGGGTATTATTTCAACCGTTGCTGGCAATGGTGAAACCGGGGTCCCGGAGGATCAATCTATAGCAATAGAATCGCCGTTGTTAGATCCACGCGCCGTTCTAGCGGGGAACAATGGAATGGTTTACATTCTTTCCAGGCGTGGGAATGCCTTGAGATTATTGGGGCCAGGAGGTCGAACGCGTACGATTATTAATTCCTCGGGAGAAAAAGGTTATTCAGGTGATGGAGGAGACGCACTGTCGGCGACGATGAACGGACCGAAGCACCTGGCATTAGATCCTCAAGGCCGTATCTTGATAACAGATACAGAGAATCATTGTATACGCCGCTATGATCCAATTACTAACATAATTGATTTGGTTGCCGGGGTTCCAGGTGTCAGAGGCTCTGCTTCATCTGACAATCCTTTGGAAATACAATTCGACCGTCCGCATGGATCTCGAGTACACAATGGCTGGATATTTATTTCAGATAGTGAAAATGATCGGGTGATTTCCTTCCCGTATCCAGAAGACTGATAATTATTCGAGCTAACTGGTTTTGATTTCGCAGCCCAATCTTCTTTTCCTTCTTTCTGACCAGCACCGGGCAGACTGGCTGGGTTGTTCATCCGGGCTGCCTTTGAAGACTCCAAATATTGACCGACTGGCAAATGAAGGCACTCGCTTTACTCGTGCGATTACTCCTTCTCCTGTATGTTCGCCTGCACGCGCGTGTTTGGCTACCGGTCTGGATTTCGAGCATTGTGGGGTTGCCAGTATCCATGAGAATTTGCCCCTGGATAAGCCGACCTATTATCAGTCTTTAAGAGAAGCTGGTTATCAAGTAACCGGTGTTGGAAAGTTCGATTTGCACAAACCCGACATGGATTGGGGATTGGATGGAAAGAACCTGTTGCAAGAGTATGGGTTTACCGACGGCATCGATAGTGAAGGGAAAGGTGATGCGATCTGGGCTTATCGAAAAGATGGAAAACCGAGAGGGCCGTATCTTAAATTCCTGGAAGACCGTGGCTTACTCGATCGGTATGTAAGCATTTATGATCCCAATTCGGAAAACTTGCTGTTTGAGGCCATAAACCCTTTGCCGGATGATGCCTACTGCGACACTTGGATTGCCCAAAATGGGTTGGATTTGCTTGCGACATTTTCAAAGGATCAACCCTGGCATCTGGTGGTAAACTTTGCAGGTCCGCACGATCCCTATGATGTAACCGAAGCCATGCGGGACAGGTGGAAGGATGTCGAATTTCCTCAGCCCGTGGCAAACGACGCCGATGACCCGGAGATTATTCTTCTACGCCAGCAAAATTACGCTGCGATGATTGAAAATATCGATACGCAGGTAGGGAAGTATTTAGCCCTGCTTGAGGAGCGGGATGAGCTGGAAAATACAACCATTGTTTACTCCAGTGATCACGGCGAAATGCTTGGTGACCACAACCGCTGGCAAAAATCGATTTGGTACCAGGGCTCCGTTGGGGTGCCGTTGGTGGTGAGTGGTACAGGTGTCAGGTGTCAGGTGTCAGGAGCTTTGGTAGGATTTCATGACATTGGTGCGACCTTTTTGGACTATGCCGGAGTAGAAGGGTTGCCTGATGCGGATGCCAAAAGCCTTCGTCCGGTTCTAGAAGGTGAGGTCTCCCGGCATCGCCGGGTTCTTAAAAGCGGTCTGGATAATTGGCGTATGATTTACGATGGGCGATTTAAACTAATTCTACGGCAAGGTGAAGATGCGTTGTTGTATGACTTGAAAGAGGATCCAGAGGAGACTGAGAATGTGGCCGGGAGGTATCCGTGTAAGATAAGGCAGTTGTCGGATTTGTAGAACAAAGTTCCAGGTTCTGGAAATGAGCTTGCTGACAAAGCTGGCTTTCCTTGATGATGCGTTCTGGAGGCTCGGCCCAATCCTCCTGACCATTGTTTCCCGAATATGTCCCAACTTCTTATCAAATCAATTTCCTGTCCAAGCTTGATTCTTTTGTTGGGGATGTCTGGAGCAACAGAGCTTCAGGCGAAGGTGTCGTTCAACCACGATATCCGGCCTCTGATGTCCGACATTTGTTTTCAATGTCATGGTCCCGATGCCAATGCCCGTGAAGCGGACTTGCGCCTTGATATTCGATCCGAAGCGATTGCGGACCGGGACGGCTCAGTTGTAATTGTTCCAGAAGATCCGGAGGAAAGTCTTTTGATCTATATGATCAATGCGGAGGACGAGGAAGATGTGATGCCTCCTGTGGATCATCCGAGGTCTTTAACGGACCAAGAGAAACAATTGTTTCATGATTGGATAGCTGAGGGAGCAGAATACGAGGAACACTGGGCTTATGTGCCTCCCGTCCGTAAAGAGCTACCTCAGGTCAAGACTAGTTCCTGGGTGAAGAATCCGATCGATCATTTTATTTTAGCAAAGCTAGAAGAGGAGGGACTTCAACCTTCGTCACTCGCCGATAAGGAAACCTTGTTGCGAAGGGTGACACTGGATCTTACGGGATTGCCACCTGGTGTTGAGGAGATAGATGCCTTTTTAAAGGACACCTCGTCTAATGC
The genomic region above belongs to Verrucomicrobiota bacterium and contains:
- a CDS encoding LOG family protein produces the protein MPFVRLSGTVQGIEDPTRETRARMLYLLFANGWDIYNSNGDQRISLSNIEEKVTESNAFVFMPGASIEDLFKAISIFVGYQTMDVNLFGKPAVILNSDGSWDDFYQLLDQLHNQGTIRQQFRDYLLNADSPEGVLEALEKVQRDGLPDIGRKKITTLDKESFETPRPDDLLGSACVFCSASIEDEDYLTAGYKMGRLLAEKKVGCISGAGTTGIMGTVVKGSVEAGGWTSGSNVPHIIEMEGLPEGLSSFWLRPDIYTRMEVMIQESDAFVIFPGGAGTVQEMLALLIFKQMDSLLMRAKPVIIYNRPLNKDGPGFWDGLVELLEPWSHLDLFEVITDIEGVANRIEEVLKEKKYQSIG
- a CDS encoding sulfatase-like hydrolase/transferase gives rise to the protein MISQPNLLFLLSDQHRADWLGCSSGLPLKTPNIDRLANEGTRFTRAITPSPVCSPARACLATGLDFEHCGVASIHENLPLDKPTYYQSLREAGYQVTGVGKFDLHKPDMDWGLDGKNLLQEYGFTDGIDSEGKGDAIWAYRKDGKPRGPYLKFLEDRGLLDRYVSIYDPNSENLLFEAINPLPDDAYCDTWIAQNGLDLLATFSKDQPWHLVVNFAGPHDPYDVTEAMRDRWKDVEFPQPVANDADDPEIILLRQQNYAAMIENIDTQVGKYLALLEERDELENTTIVYSSDHGEMLGDHNRWQKSIWYQGSVGVPLVVSGTGVRCQVSGALVGFHDIGATFLDYAGVEGLPDADAKSLRPVLEGEVSRHRRVLKSGLDNWRMIYDGRFKLILRQGEDALLYDLKEDPEETENVAGRYPCKIRQLSDL
- a CDS encoding NCS2 family permease, which gives rise to MMRYISKGDWDGFFGLGLNNFINLLLIISLCQAVLGFSEELIVYRVLPGMAFGVLFGNFFYSWQARSLTRKTGKHFCAIPYGINLLPIFFYTFYVMVPAQQIALSRGLDKLEADNIAWMAGVLACLGSGLIELGGSYFAPLIKKVTPRAALLSAIAAVGLFFIAADYTFRAYAFPVVGLPTFFLTLYLLYGSVKMRWNLPAGLIVLTVGIAISWITHWLGYPSPVANLTESTLALGWYFPLPFGLEAIFEIRQMIAFAAVIIPMGLINLLGSLQCMESAAAAGDEFPIKSSLAINGIGTMIAGVFGSPYPTTIYIGHPGWKMLGAGSSYSLMNGVAMALLCITGTLGFLSEYVPIEAGMAILIWIGFTISSQAFQVVPKSHAPAIIAGLIPGMGAFVALIVKRVLSAIGYGSADQPYSNELLETLTREGSLFAKGIFALEQGWLYASVVLATITVAIVEKKFTSVITWLAVGGGLAFLGIIHHFQVLDTDITTKLGPAWNWIVGYLLTLVVLVIVRFCLVLGHEDRTIPND